Below is a window of Vibrio sp. SS-MA-C1-2 DNA.
GATGAATCAGAGAAGAATCGCAATGCAACTTATGATCTCTACAAGCAATATTGGGGTATGTACGATGAAGAGCTAGTGAAAGATTATATTGCTTGTCATCTTCTCCAAGTTGAAGTGGTTGATCATGCGATTGGACATCTTCTGCGTTATTTGAAAGAAGAAAATATGTGGGATGAAACGGCGATTGTATTCTCTGCGGATCATGGTGATATGAATGGTCGTTTAGCGATGGCCGATAAGGGATCATACTTCCAACCGGATATCTTCCGAGTCCCATTGGTGGTGAAGCCGACATCAACACAGAAAAGTGTACCAAAATATGTTGATCAATTAGCCTCTACTATCGATATTGCACCAACGATTATTGGTATGGCGGGTGTGAAAGCGCCTGAGTATATGGAAGGCGATAATCTCCTGACGATGATGAATGGTCATGAACGTAAAGCGTTGACCCAAGTTTACCAAACGGGCGTTCATGTTGGCTCAAACTATGGCTTTGCTTTCCAGTTTGATCTACATGGCGAACAACTTTTCTATGGCTACAATGTGACGACCGGTTATGAAGAGCTTTATTACGTCAATATTGATGCACAAGATAACCTGTTTGAACTTGAAAAGTATCAAGGCTTGAAGTTTGAAATTGTTGCTAAAGCATCTGAGTTATTGCAATCAGATCCACGTTGGAATGGTTATTGGGCTTCTTTCCGTTTACATAACGCAAGATATTTACCAATATCGAGTAGTGATATGCAGATGCTAAAACCTGCATAACTGAACATTACGAATGAAAGAGTACTGAATTTTTCAGTGCTCTTTTTTAGTGTAAGAGAATAATAATATGCTATCTAGACGCAAAGATACTTCATGGAAAAAAGAGGGCAGCGCACCTGATTATCGGTTTTCTCTTGCCAATGAGAGAACATTTCTAGCTTGGATTCGAACTTCATTAGGGCTACTTGCATCAGCGATTGCCTTAGATCAGCTTGCGGTAAATTTTGCTGTTGATGGTATACGCAGTGTGCTCTGTATTATTTTAACAGTAATGACTATTCTCTGTTCCTCATACTCTTATATTCGCTGGAAAAAAAATGAAATCGCCATGCGGCATAATCAAGACTTACCTTATTCTCGATTATTATTAGTGATCTCTATATTTATGGGGTTGTTATCGGTGATTTTACTCGGTGTGTTCTATTTTGACCTGTTTTAAAGACTCTGGTTTACAGCTTGAAAGAACGAAGCTCTCTTGGGGGCGAACAGCATTAGTTATGTTAATTATTGCCACTGTTCTACTTAAATTAGCAATTTTTAACCAAGCCAGAATTTTACTGGTTAGCTCTCTCTCTATTTATGCCTCTGCTTATTGCTGCTTTATTCTCTCTCGAATTAATCAACATCTTATTTATGATTTAAAATCGAAAACTAAAAAATTAAAGCAAGTCTCGATATTTATTGCTACTGCTGCACTCTTTTTTATCTTACATTTATATTTAATTCATTGATTTAAGCTGTTACTCTCAAGGAATAGGCTTGCTTTGATTTAAAGTACGTTCAATTTTCTATCTGATTTTGGAGTTAAAATGCCTGAGACATTATTACCGAATATTGTTGAATTTATCAAAAATATTGACCCTTTTGATAAGATGTCGAATCAACAATTAGAGAGCTTATCTCGTTGTATTAATATTGAATATCTGTCTCAAGGCGATAAAATCCAGATGAAAACTCACCGCTCTCTGTTTATTATTCGTAGTGGGGCAATAGAACAGCGTCAGTCTAACGGTATGTTACGCTCTAAATTAGAAGCCGAAGATATGTTTGGCTTCTCATTTCTGGATCCTGATTTAGCAGAGAATCAGTGTTATGAAGCTATCGCCTTACAAAATACATTGATATATACAATTTCACATCAAAAATTGAATATCTTTTTGGCTGAAAACCCAGAGTATAAAAATTACTTTGCTGTACAAGTTCAAACACGAATGCAAAAAGCATTAGATATCGCATGGAAGCCAAAATCCAAAGGGCTATTTATTAAAAAAGTGGCAGATATTGCATGCAATCATGTGGTCAAAGTTGAGAGTGAT
It encodes the following:
- a CDS encoding YidH family protein gives rise to the protein MLSRRKDTSWKKEGSAPDYRFSLANERTFLAWIRTSLGLLASAIALDQLAVNFAVDGIRSVLCIILTVMTILCSSYSYIRWKKNEIAMRHNQDLPYSRLLLVISIFMGLLSVILLGVFYFDLF
- a CDS encoding DUF202 domain-containing protein, giving the protein MTCFKDSGLQLERTKLSWGRTALVMLIIATVLLKLAIFNQARILLVSSLSIYASAYCCFILSRINQHLIYDLKSKTKKLKQVSIFIATAALFFILHLYLIH